In Anomalospiza imberbis isolate Cuckoo-Finch-1a 21T00152 unplaced genomic scaffold, ASM3175350v1 scaffold_756, whole genome shotgun sequence, a single window of DNA contains:
- the LOC137467686 gene encoding PHD finger protein 7-like has product MVAQFWLHDADVSLAIVTRATKASKEREDQHLEETVAFLDRDSALRAAMSYSKQEGPGAREPACMLCRRAEADPDMCGDKLEKYGLCAHVFCLRCCVCGQSGATIMCCQEDCGRWFHLPCAKEGGCVTQYIPEYSTYCPEHRPEQDVEATAEPGTDCPICMEPVEDRKTFRTLVCPACKRAWFHRDCIQGQAMRAGLLCLHCPLCRDIKEFLAHMFIMGIRIPFREPTWEDNDAFADLGERHSRCNARDCLYPGGREEAEEEGPWELLLCSSCAAEGTHRLCSGLRNRIESWECDSCAGLGTGMRQSSRCPWAGDSAQAGLGRAPLLLKGWGFCSGLACLGPGWSLTFLLGLTAFRHESELRGPSRRRRDQRPQKPPTHSMAAVSDVFLTGHQQPQHIKFNGPAEAEPALTSKVGPQMDPSDRGVAVTEATGQ; this is encoded by the exons ATGGTTGCCCAATTTTGGCTGCACGATGCTGATGTCAGCCTGGCCATTGTGACCCGTGCGACCAAGGCTTCAAAAG agagagaggaccagcacctggaggagactgtggcctttctggacagggactcagCGCTGAGAGCTGCCATGTcttacagcaagcaggagggccctggagccagggagccag cctgcatgcTGTGTCGCCGCGCAGAGGCTGACCCGGACATGTGCGGTGACAAACTGGAGAAGTATGGGCTCTGTGCCCACGTGTTCTGCCtg CGCTGCTGCGTCTGTGGCCAGAGCGGGGCAACCATCATGTGTTGCCAGGAGGACTGTGGCAGATggttccacctgccctgtgccaaggaGGGTGGCTGCGTCACACAGTATATTCCAGAGTACAG CACCTACTGCCCTGAGCACCGTCCAGAGCAGGACGTGGAGGCGACTGCAGAGCCGGGCACCGATTGCCCCATCTGCATGGAGCCTGTGGAGGATAGAAAGACcttcagaaccctggtgtgcccAGCGTGCAAAAGGGCCTGGTTCCACAGGGActgcatccag ggacaggccatgcgCGCTGGTCTTTTATGCCTCCACTgccccctgtgcagggacatTAAAGAATTTCTTGCACACATGTTCATCATGGGGATCCGAATTCCCTTCAG AGAGCCAACGTGGGAGGACAACGATGCCTTCGCGGATCTAGGAGAGAGGCACAGCAGGTGCAATGCCAGGGATTGCCTTTACccgggaggcagggaggaggcagaggaagaggg GCCCTGggaactgctgctgtgctcctcctgcgctgctgagggcacccacaggctctgctctggcctGAGAAACCGCAtagagagctgggagtgtgacagctgtgctggtctcGGAACGGGTATGAGGCAAAGCAGCcggtgcccctgggctggggacagtgcccaggctgggcttggcagagcccctctgctcctgaagggctgggggttctgctctggcctggcttgcCTCGGGCCTGGGTGGTCTTTGACATTCCTGCTTGGCCTTACAGCTTTCAGGCATGAGTCAGAGCTCAGGGGCCCCAGCAGGAGAAGACG AGACCAGCGGCCGCAGAAGCCACCGAcacacagcatggcagcagtCTCTGACGTCTTCCTCACTGGAcaccagcagcctcagcacatcAAGTTCAAC GGCCCGGCCGAGGCCGAACCCGCTCTCACCAGCAAGGTCGGGCCCCAGATGGACCCGTCCGATcgaggagtcgccgtgacagaAGCAACAGGACAATGA
- the LOC137467688 gene encoding PHD finger protein 7-like, with amino-acid sequence MVAQFWLHDADVSLAIVTRATKASKEREDQHLEETVAFLDRDSALRAAMTYSKQEGPGAREPACMLCRRAEADPDMCGDKLEKYGLCAHVFCLRCCVCGQSGATIMCCQEDCGRWFHLPCAKEGGCVTQYIPEYSTYCPEHRPEQDVEATAEPGTDCPICMEPVEDRKTFRTLVCPACKRAWFHRDCIQGQAMRAGLLCLHCPLCRDIKEFLAHMFIMGIRIPFREPTWEDNDAFADLGERHSRCNARDCLYPGGREEAEEEGPWELLLCSSCAAEGTHRRCSGLRNRIESWECDGCAGLGTDVQGPAEAEPALASKVGPQMDPSDRGVAVTEATGQ; translated from the exons ATGGTTGCCCAATTTTGGCTGCACGATGCTGATGTCAGCCTGGCCATTGTGACCCGTGCGACCAAGGCTTCAAAAG agagagaggaccagcacctggaggagactgtggcctttctggacagggactcagCGCTGAGAGCTGCCATGActtacagcaagcaggagggccctggagccagggagccag cctgcatgcTGTGTCGCCGCGCAGAGGCTGACCCGGACATGTGCGGTGACAAACTGGAGAAGTATGGGCTCTGTGCCCACGTGTTCTGCCtg CGCTGCTGCGTCTGTGGCCAGAGCGGGGCAACCATCATGTGTTGCCAGGAGGACTGTGGCAGATggttccacctgccctgtgccaaggaGGGTGGCTGCGTCACACAGTATATTCCAGAGTACAG CACCTACTGCCCTGAGCACCGTCCAGAGCAGGACGTGGAGGCGACTGCAGAGCCGGGCACCGATTGCCCCATCTGCATGGAGCCTGTGGAGGATAGAAAGACcttcagaaccctggtgtgcccAGCGTGCAAAAGGGCCTGGTTCCACAGGGActgcatccag ggacaggccatgcgCGCTGGTCTTTTATGCCTCCACTgccccctgtgcagggacatTAAAGAATTTCTTGCACACATGTTCATCATGGGGATCCGAATTCCCTTCAG AGAGCCAACGTGGGAGGACAACGATGCCTTCGCGGATCTAGGAGAGAGGCACAGCAGGTGCAATGCCAGGGATTGCCTTTACccgggaggcagggaggaggcagaggaagaggg GCCCTGggaactgctgctgtgctcctcctgcgctgctgagggcacccacAGGCGCTGCTCTGGCCTGAGAAACCGCAtagagagctgggagtgtgacGGCTGTGCTGGTCTCGGAACGG ACGTGCAGGGCCCGGCCGAGGCCGAACCCGCTCTCGCCAGCAAGGTCGGGCCCCAGATGGACCCGTCCGATcgaggagtcgccgtgacagaAGCAACAGGACAATGA